A DNA window from Flavisolibacter ginsenosidimutans contains the following coding sequences:
- a CDS encoding tetratricopeptide repeat protein, which translates to MKKKFTYIVLLLFFFGATAFVVLRYTNKLQNKANAFYPLKERKGALAQMPEWASVKEKGDKLIRIVRETPTDTKSTLSLATIYIQEGRATGDYTYYDEAAMKYIDDVLASEPYNFEALMLKSLVQLSQHHFADGLETAEKAKDINPYNAYVYGLITDGNVEMGNYDAAVKSLDKMVSIRPDLRSYSRISYLREIHGDLPGAIDAMKQAVDAGYPGDEGTEWARIQLAHLYENVGDLKNAEMHFTIALQERPGYAHAVAGLGNIAVANKDYAKAISLYQQADTLQADYTFKEKLAEVYLFNGQKEKAEDLIDATIDKLNEAANNGEVSASHHVDKELAYVYLLKGKTGKAVDHALAECRRRPDNIDVNEAVAWAYYNEDAEKALPYLAKALRTGSKNPTLLCRAGLIYNKAGDKTKAKQFLSEGLKNNPNIDPLLMRESKEVFVKL; encoded by the coding sequence ATGAAAAAGAAATTTACCTACATCGTTCTTCTTCTTTTCTTTTTCGGGGCAACGGCTTTTGTGGTGTTGCGCTATACAAACAAGCTGCAAAACAAGGCCAATGCTTTTTACCCGCTAAAAGAGCGCAAAGGTGCGCTGGCGCAAATGCCCGAATGGGCCTCGGTAAAGGAAAAAGGAGATAAACTCATACGCATTGTGCGGGAAACGCCGACCGATACCAAATCAACACTGTCCCTGGCAACGATTTATATTCAGGAAGGCCGGGCCACCGGTGATTATACGTACTATGATGAAGCCGCGATGAAATACATTGACGATGTGTTGGCTTCTGAACCGTACAATTTTGAAGCCTTGATGCTAAAATCGCTGGTGCAACTTTCGCAACATCATTTTGCCGACGGTTTGGAAACCGCCGAAAAAGCCAAAGACATCAATCCTTACAACGCTTATGTTTATGGTTTGATTACCGACGGCAATGTAGAAATGGGAAACTATGACGCTGCGGTGAAAAGCCTCGACAAAATGGTTTCCATTCGTCCCGATCTTCGCTCCTATTCACGCATCTCTTACCTCCGCGAAATTCACGGCGATCTGCCCGGCGCCATTGATGCCATGAAGCAGGCTGTGGACGCCGGTTATCCCGGTGACGAAGGAACCGAATGGGCAAGAATTCAACTGGCACATTTGTACGAAAACGTTGGCGATTTAAAGAACGCTGAAATGCACTTTACCATTGCTTTGCAGGAACGTCCGGGTTATGCTCATGCCGTTGCCGGATTGGGAAACATTGCCGTCGCAAACAAAGATTACGCAAAGGCGATTTCACTCTATCAACAAGCCGACACTTTACAAGCTGACTATACATTCAAAGAAAAATTGGCCGAAGTTTATTTGTTCAACGGCCAAAAAGAAAAAGCCGAAGACCTGATTGATGCGACAATTGATAAACTGAACGAAGCCGCCAACAACGGCGAAGTCAGTGCATCGCATCACGTGGACAAAGAGTTGGCTTATGTTTACTTGTTGAAAGGCAAAACCGGTAAAGCTGTGGATCATGCTTTGGCTGAATGCCGCCGCCGTCCCGACAACATTGATGTGAACGAAGCCGTGGCTTGGGCTTATTACAACGAGGATGCGGAGAAAGCGCTTCCTTACCTGGCCAAAGCTTTGCGAACGGGAAGCAAGAATCCAACCTTGCTTTGCCGTGCGGGACTTATTTACAACAAGGCAGGAGACAAAACAAAAGCCAAACAATTTTTAAGTGAAGGATTGAAGAACAACCCGAACATTGATCCATTGCTGATGCGGGAAAGCAAAGAAGTTTTTGTTAAGCTTTAA
- a CDS encoding HupE/UreJ family protein, which yields MNATNQKRAFLFLLLLAASQVAFAHTVNYELANAPLHNVIGFYMKLGIQHIIPYGLDHIVFVVGLCLLSTKLKSILWQATAFTVAHSVTLALSMKGVITLPASVVEPIIALSILFIAVENILITELKPWRIAVVFLFGLIHGLGFASALNEIGLPPNQFLLSILSFNLGVEIGQIIVIALVFGLIILPFGRRPLYRKSFVYPLSAVIGVVALWWTIQRL from the coding sequence ATGAACGCAACGAACCAAAAAAGAGCCTTTCTTTTTCTGCTTTTACTGGCGGCATCACAAGTTGCGTTTGCCCACACGGTAAACTACGAGTTGGCCAACGCACCGCTGCACAACGTGATTGGCTTTTACATGAAGTTGGGCATTCAGCACATCATTCCTTACGGCCTCGATCACATAGTTTTTGTGGTGGGACTTTGTTTACTGAGCACAAAGCTCAAAAGCATACTATGGCAGGCAACGGCGTTCACCGTGGCGCATTCGGTTACGCTGGCACTAAGCATGAAAGGCGTCATTACCTTGCCTGCATCAGTGGTTGAACCCATCATTGCTTTGTCTATTTTGTTTATTGCGGTGGAGAATATTTTAATCACCGAATTAAAGCCCTGGCGCATTGCGGTTGTGTTTTTATTTGGCCTGATTCACGGCCTTGGTTTTGCCAGCGCTTTAAACGAAATAGGTTTGCCGCCGAACCAGTTTTTGCTTTCCATTCTTTCGTTCAATCTTGGCGTGGAGATCGGACAAATCATTGTCATTGCTTTGGTCTTCGGCCTCATTATTTTACCTTTTGGCAGAAGGCCTTTGTACCGCAAAAGTTTTGTGTATCCGCTTTCGGCGGTGATCGGCGTCGTGGCGTTGTGGTGGACGATACAACGATTGTAA
- a CDS encoding 2-oxoacid:acceptor oxidoreductase subunit alpha — protein MDRKQEVLNDVVIKFAGDSGDGMQLTGTQFTNNTALLGADLSTFPDFPAEIRAPQGTLPGVSGYQLRFSSESIHTPGDQWDVLVAMNAAALKTNLKNLKRGGKIIANTDGFDVKNLRLANYPDGVNPLQDNSLEGYELIEMDITKMTREALKDIQMGTKEKDRAKNMFVLGFLYWMYDREMENTEKFLEEKFGKKPEILESNLKALHAGYNYGDTTETFTTQYKVEKAKIEAGSYRSIMGNQALAYGLIAASVKSGLTLFLGTYPITPASDILHELSKHKNFGIKTFQAEDEIAGISAAIGASYGGHIGVTSTSGPGLALKGEALGLAMMLEIPLIVIDVQRGGPSTGLPTKTEQSDLLQAYYGRNGESPLPVVSASTPSDCFEAVYEAVRIAVEHMTPVIFLSDGYIANGAEPWKYPNTESLPPIHVKFKTELGHNEAKFQPYQRDENLVRPWAVPGTPGLEHRIGGLEKENITGNVSYDPENHQLMVKIRQEKVDKIALNIPEQTLDNGPEEGDVLVLGWGSTYGVIKTAVEELLEEGHKVAHAHLRYVRPFPRNLGEMLKRYKTVLIPEINNGQLVKIIRDQYLIDAKAYNKIMGVPITKAELEEEIKKFLSVHA, from the coding sequence ATGGACCGTAAACAAGAAGTACTCAACGACGTTGTGATAAAATTTGCCGGCGACAGCGGCGACGGCATGCAGTTAACCGGCACCCAGTTTACCAACAATACCGCTTTACTCGGCGCCGATCTTTCTACCTTCCCCGATTTTCCCGCCGAAATTCGTGCCCCGCAAGGAACCCTTCCCGGTGTGAGCGGCTACCAGCTTCGGTTTTCGAGTGAAAGTATTCATACCCCCGGCGATCAATGGGACGTACTGGTAGCCATGAACGCCGCCGCCTTGAAAACGAATTTGAAAAATTTGAAGCGAGGCGGAAAAATTATTGCCAACACCGACGGCTTTGACGTAAAGAACCTTCGCCTTGCCAACTACCCCGACGGCGTAAATCCTTTGCAGGACAATTCGCTGGAAGGCTACGAGCTCATTGAGATGGACATCACCAAGATGACCCGTGAAGCGCTGAAGGACATCCAGATGGGCACCAAAGAAAAAGACCGGGCAAAAAACATGTTCGTGCTGGGCTTTTTGTATTGGATGTACGACCGCGAGATGGAGAATACGGAGAAGTTTTTGGAAGAAAAATTTGGCAAGAAGCCGGAGATACTTGAAAGTAATTTAAAAGCTTTGCACGCCGGTTATAATTACGGCGATACCACTGAAACCTTCACCACGCAATACAAAGTAGAGAAAGCCAAGATTGAAGCGGGCAGCTACCGCAGCATCATGGGCAATCAGGCCCTGGCCTATGGATTAATTGCCGCTTCAGTAAAAAGCGGTTTGACCTTGTTTCTCGGCACCTATCCCATTACACCTGCTTCCGATATTTTGCACGAGTTGAGCAAGCACAAAAATTTTGGCATCAAAACCTTTCAGGCCGAAGACGAAATTGCGGGCATTTCTGCCGCCATCGGCGCTTCGTACGGCGGGCACATTGGCGTTACCAGCACCTCGGGTCCGGGTCTTGCTTTAAAAGGCGAAGCTCTTGGTTTGGCCATGATGCTGGAAATTCCTTTGATCGTGATTGATGTACAACGCGGCGGACCGTCAACAGGTTTGCCTACAAAAACAGAGCAAAGCGATTTGCTGCAAGCCTACTACGGACGCAACGGCGAATCGCCCCTGCCGGTTGTTTCAGCCTCCACGCCCAGCGATTGTTTTGAAGCGGTGTACGAAGCCGTACGCATTGCCGTTGAACACATGACTCCCGTTATCTTTTTGAGCGACGGCTACATTGCCAACGGCGCCGAACCCTGGAAGTATCCGAATACGGAAAGCCTGCCGCCAATTCATGTTAAGTTCAAAACGGAGCTGGGTCACAACGAGGCAAAATTCCAGCCTTACCAACGGGATGAGAATTTGGTTCGCCCCTGGGCCGTGCCGGGTACGCCGGGATTGGAGCACCGCATCGGTGGATTGGAAAAAGAAAACATTACCGGCAACGTAAGCTATGATCCGGAGAACCACCAGTTGATGGTGAAAATCCGCCAGGAAAAAGTGGACAAGATAGCGCTCAACATTCCGGAACAAACGTTAGACAACGGCCCCGAAGAAGGCGACGTACTCGTACTCGGATGGGGTTCTACTTACGGTGTGATTAAAACCGCCGTTGAGGAACTGCTGGAAGAAGGGCACAAGGTGGCTCATGCGCACTTGCGTTACGTTCGCCCTTTCCCGCGCAATTTGGGCGAGATGCTGAAGCGTTACAAAACGGTTTTAATTCCCGAAATCAACAACGGGCAGTTGGTGAAGATCATTCGCGACCAATATTTGATTGATGCAAAAGCCTACAACAAAATCATGGGCGTGCCCATTACGAAAGCAGAATTGGAGGAAGAGATAAAAAAGTTTTTGTCTGTACACGCATAA
- the purN gene encoding phosphoribosylglycinamide formyltransferase, protein MEKEKAKIKIAVFASGAGSNAEKLIQYFKTSSVATVALVVCNKPGAGVIAIAEKEGVSVLLIERERFFRGDAYLPFLKDRDICFLALAGFLWKIPQALIDAYPKHIVNIHPALLPKFGGRGMYGQYVHEAVLNAGEMESGITVHYVDEHYDNGDVIFQTACPVLPGDKPGDIAQRIHALEHLHYPRVLEEIIKEFHV, encoded by the coding sequence ATGGAAAAAGAGAAGGCAAAAATTAAAATAGCCGTCTTCGCATCAGGAGCGGGAAGCAACGCCGAAAAACTCATTCAATATTTTAAAACATCTTCCGTTGCCACTGTGGCGCTGGTGGTTTGCAACAAGCCCGGAGCAGGCGTTATCGCCATTGCGGAAAAAGAAGGCGTATCGGTTTTGTTGATTGAAAGAGAACGCTTTTTTCGCGGCGATGCTTATCTCCCTTTTTTAAAAGATCGGGATATATGCTTTCTTGCCCTGGCGGGTTTTCTTTGGAAGATACCGCAGGCTTTGATTGATGCTTATCCCAAACACATCGTCAACATTCATCCAGCGCTGCTGCCAAAATTTGGAGGCAGAGGCATGTATGGCCAATATGTGCATGAAGCCGTTTTGAATGCCGGCGAAATGGAAAGCGGCATCACTGTCCATTACGTGGACGAACATTACGACAACGGCGATGTGATTTTTCAAACCGCTTGTCCCGTTCTTCCCGGCGATAAGCCGGGAGATATTGCACAGCGCATTCACGCACTGGAGCATCTGCATTACCCGAGAGTTTTGGAAGAAATCATCAAAGAATTTCATGTTTAA
- a CDS encoding c-type cytochrome encodes MNFLPSTVKKGALFGLLFFLSHITLIAQDGKAIFSANCATCHALDKVITGPALRGVNERGPWTNRANLHKWVHNPSAFIPTTEYTKSLAASMNGQIMPSFPQLTDKDIDAIFDYIAKAPAPGTPTGGPTPTGETQPSGNGELIFGIISIILAIIALILMQVNSNLKKLSDDKEEILRPEPVPFWRNKIYIALFAVILFVVGGFYVAKSAIGLGRQRGYQPTQPIYFSHKVHAGVNQINCLYCHGSAWESKHAGIPTLNICMNCHKAINAYEKGPKILDEDGKEINGTAEIAKLYQYAGFTPGPGATWDPSKGKSPQWVKIHNLPDHVYFNHAQHTRVGGVQCQTCHGNIQEMNKVFQASELSMGWCINCHRESKVQFNYNDSTGNKFYSIYEKFHNDIKSGKMDSVTVKDIGGLECQKCHY; translated from the coding sequence ATGAATTTTTTACCATCAACTGTTAAGAAAGGTGCGCTGTTCGGACTCCTTTTTTTTCTCTCTCATATCACGCTAATTGCTCAAGACGGCAAGGCAATCTTTAGCGCCAACTGTGCCACCTGTCATGCGTTGGATAAAGTGATAACGGGGCCTGCACTCCGCGGTGTGAACGAACGCGGGCCGTGGACAAACAGGGCAAACCTGCACAAATGGGTGCACAATCCGAGTGCCTTTATCCCAACCACGGAATACACCAAAAGTCTTGCGGCTTCGATGAACGGGCAAATCATGCCCAGCTTTCCCCAATTAACCGACAAAGACATTGACGCCATTTTTGATTACATCGCCAAAGCACCTGCACCCGGTACACCAACCGGAGGCCCAACGCCAACCGGTGAAACGCAGCCTTCCGGCAACGGCGAATTGATCTTCGGCATCATCTCTATTATTCTTGCCATCATTGCACTCATCTTGATGCAGGTGAACAGCAACCTGAAAAAGCTGTCTGATGATAAGGAAGAAATTCTTCGTCCCGAACCGGTTCCTTTCTGGCGCAACAAAATTTACATCGCTTTGTTTGCGGTGATCTTGTTTGTTGTGGGTGGCTTTTACGTGGCAAAAAGCGCCATTGGTTTGGGAAGGCAAAGAGGTTACCAACCTACACAGCCTATCTATTTTTCGCACAAAGTGCACGCCGGCGTTAACCAGATCAACTGTTTGTATTGCCACGGCTCGGCCTGGGAAAGCAAACACGCAGGCATCCCGACCTTGAACATTTGCATGAACTGTCACAAGGCTATCAATGCTTATGAAAAAGGCCCGAAGATTTTGGATGAAGACGGTAAAGAAATTAACGGCACGGCGGAAATAGCCAAGCTTTATCAATACGCTGGCTTTACCCCCGGCCCCGGCGCTACCTGGGACCCATCGAAAGGCAAATCGCCGCAATGGGTGAAAATTCACAACCTCCCCGACCACGTTTATTTTAACCACGCACAACATACCCGTGTTGGCGGCGTACAATGCCAAACCTGTCACGGCAATATTCAAGAGATGAACAAAGTTTTCCAGGCTTCTGAATTAAGCATGGGCTGGTGCATCAACTGTCACCGCGAATCGAAAGTGCAGTTCAACTACAACGACAGCACGGGCAACAAGTTTTACAGCATTTACGAGAAATTCCACAACGATATTAAATCCGGTAAAATGGACAGCGTAACCGTAAAAGATATCGGTGGCTTGGAATGCCAAAAATGTCACTATTAA
- a CDS encoding TAT-variant-translocated molybdopterin oxidoreductase: protein MSDKRYWQSFAELNHKEEVQKKSKDEFAEELPFGELEEGILDAKTPRRDFLKYLGFSTAAATIAASCEVPVRKAMPYVNRPENLTPGVAKYFASTYVQDGDVVPVVVKVREGRPIKIEGNTLYPFTQGGTSSRVQASVLDLYDMYRTPHPKRKSGNSFQEIPTFEQVDQQIAAAVAGLGGLPVVLLTSTIVSPSTKQIIAEFLAKNPGSRHVQYDAISYSGLIAANGGKIPAHNFDRADVVVSLGADFLGTWLSPVEFARAWSVKRKINEKAVAMSKHYQFESYLSMTGANADERFTHRPSETGAVALALLAAMGGGSAPSLPTPLAQAVTKVANDLKAHNGRALVVSGSNDPNVQTVVREINRLAGAFGTTIDTATTLNFRQGDDAAFATLVDDMNAGRVGALLIYGPNPAYDYFDADKFKAGLAKTKLSVSFNEKLDETSELCQYLIPANHYLESWGDAEPRSGYISFIQPTIFPLFKTRPFQTSLLKWSGNNTDYETYFRTYWTGKLGGQAGFDKVLQDGVLGNAKPSFATTTAAAVVDTVRTAVTTPVTTTATRADTAQTGNVGAAVTALSSARKSGKDEVVLYQKVSLLSGKQSGNPWLMEVPDPITKATWDNYAMISTKKAEELGIDYKSMEYEYYQDKPVVEFTANGKKITLPVLVIPGMDANTIAIAVGYGRSKNFNPAMFEEKGIGQNVYPFARWNAATRTIDYTNDVTTSAKPVDTYKIARSQVHNSYEGRTEVVKETTLATFKAKPEAFRKFREELKEDFAARTGNYRAEGTLYDDPALRTHEIKWGMSIDLNSCIGCGACVVACHLENNVPVVGKNEVLRAHEMHWLRIDRYFVTDEKNPDNLKTVVFQPMLCQHCENAPCENVCPVAATMHNSEGINQMAYNRCIGTRYCANNCPYKVRRFNWGDYTGASTHGVLGPSSGVGELNQVVHQMNDELTRMVLNPDVVTRSRGVMEKCSFCVQRTQLGKLQAKMENRPLGGDDVTSACAQACPTNAIVFGNAYDKNSSVAKMRADNQQRLFYVIEQIHTLPNVNYLAKIRNTDELIVSEENANEHAAQQHSEPATPQQEPATEGHK, encoded by the coding sequence ATGAGCGATAAAAGATACTGGCAAAGTTTCGCTGAGTTAAACCATAAAGAAGAGGTACAAAAAAAGAGCAAGGACGAGTTTGCGGAAGAATTGCCCTTTGGTGAGTTGGAAGAAGGCATTTTGGATGCCAAAACGCCACGCCGTGACTTTTTGAAATACCTTGGTTTCAGCACCGCAGCAGCCACCATTGCGGCTTCCTGTGAAGTGCCGGTACGCAAGGCCATGCCTTACGTAAACCGCCCCGAAAATTTAACGCCGGGCGTTGCCAAATATTTTGCTTCTACGTATGTGCAGGACGGCGACGTGGTGCCGGTAGTCGTGAAGGTTCGCGAGGGCCGCCCCATTAAAATTGAAGGAAACACTTTGTATCCTTTTACACAAGGTGGCACATCTTCACGTGTACAGGCATCGGTGCTCGATTTATACGACATGTACCGCACGCCTCATCCAAAGCGCAAAAGCGGAAACAGCTTTCAGGAAATTCCCACCTTTGAACAGGTTGACCAGCAAATAGCAGCAGCAGTAGCAGGTCTTGGCGGCTTGCCGGTTGTCTTGCTCACCAGCACCATCGTTTCTCCTTCTACCAAACAAATCATTGCAGAATTTCTAGCCAAAAACCCGGGAAGCCGTCACGTTCAATACGACGCCATTTCTTATTCGGGGTTGATTGCTGCAAACGGTGGAAAAATCCCGGCGCACAATTTCGACAGAGCTGATGTTGTTGTGAGTCTTGGTGCTGATTTTCTCGGAACATGGCTTTCGCCCGTTGAATTTGCCCGCGCCTGGAGCGTGAAGCGCAAGATCAACGAGAAGGCCGTGGCCATGAGTAAGCATTACCAGTTTGAAAGCTATTTGAGCATGACCGGCGCCAATGCCGATGAACGCTTTACGCACCGCCCGTCAGAAACCGGCGCAGTGGCTCTGGCTCTCTTGGCTGCCATGGGCGGTGGTTCTGCACCTTCTTTGCCTACACCGTTAGCGCAAGCTGTTACAAAGGTGGCCAATGATTTAAAAGCACACAACGGACGAGCCTTGGTTGTTAGCGGAAGCAACGATCCAAACGTGCAAACTGTTGTTCGCGAAATCAACCGTTTGGCCGGCGCTTTCGGAACGACCATAGATACGGCAACAACCTTAAACTTCCGCCAGGGGGATGACGCAGCTTTCGCCACGTTGGTTGACGACATGAACGCTGGCCGTGTGGGTGCTTTATTGATTTATGGCCCCAATCCTGCCTACGATTATTTTGATGCCGACAAGTTCAAAGCCGGCCTTGCAAAAACAAAGTTGTCGGTTTCGTTCAACGAGAAATTAGACGAGACGTCTGAGCTTTGCCAATATCTCATTCCTGCGAATCATTACCTCGAAAGTTGGGGTGATGCGGAGCCAAGAAGCGGTTATATTAGTTTCATTCAGCCGACTATTTTCCCGCTGTTTAAAACCCGCCCTTTCCAAACCTCTTTGTTGAAATGGAGCGGGAATAATACCGATTACGAAACGTACTTCCGTACGTACTGGACAGGCAAACTTGGCGGCCAAGCCGGCTTTGACAAGGTTTTGCAAGACGGTGTGCTGGGCAACGCAAAGCCGTCTTTCGCTACGACCACCGCAGCAGCGGTTGTTGATACGGTAAGAACAGCTGTTACAACTCCCGTTACAACGACCGCAACAAGGGCCGACACAGCGCAGACGGGTAACGTGGGCGCCGCTGTTACTGCGCTTTCATCGGCACGCAAAAGCGGCAAGGATGAAGTGGTGTTGTACCAAAAAGTTTCGCTTCTTTCCGGCAAGCAATCAGGCAATCCCTGGTTAATGGAAGTGCCCGACCCGATAACAAAAGCTACGTGGGACAACTATGCTATGATCTCGACCAAAAAGGCCGAAGAACTGGGCATAGATTACAAGTCAATGGAGTATGAATACTACCAAGACAAGCCGGTAGTTGAATTCACTGCGAACGGCAAAAAAATAACGCTTCCGGTTTTGGTCATTCCAGGCATGGATGCCAATACAATCGCCATAGCAGTAGGATATGGACGCAGCAAGAATTTTAATCCGGCGATGTTTGAAGAAAAAGGAATAGGCCAAAACGTTTATCCATTTGCCCGCTGGAATGCTGCGACGAGAACGATTGATTATACAAACGACGTAACCACATCGGCCAAGCCGGTAGATACCTATAAAATTGCCCGTTCACAGGTTCACAATTCTTACGAAGGAAGAACCGAAGTGGTAAAAGAAACCACGCTGGCAACCTTTAAGGCAAAGCCCGAAGCATTTCGGAAGTTTCGCGAGGAATTGAAAGAAGACTTTGCGGCCCGCACCGGTAACTACCGCGCCGAAGGCACGCTGTACGACGACCCGGCATTAAGAACCCACGAGATCAAGTGGGGCATGAGCATAGACCTCAATAGCTGTATTGGTTGCGGTGCCTGCGTGGTGGCTTGCCATCTGGAGAACAACGTTCCCGTGGTAGGCAAGAACGAAGTGCTGCGAGCTCACGAAATGCACTGGCTGCGCATTGATCGCTACTTTGTAACGGATGAGAAAAATCCAGACAATCTGAAGACAGTCGTTTTCCAGCCCATGCTTTGCCAGCACTGTGAAAATGCGCCTTGCGAAAACGTTTGCCCGGTCGCGGCTACGATGCACAACTCCGAAGGCATTAACCAAATGGCTTACAACCGTTGCATCGGTACGCGCTATTGCGCCAACAACTGTCCGTATAAAGTACGCCGTTTTAACTGGGGCGATTACACCGGCGCCAGCACACACGGTGTATTAGGCCCGAGCAGTGGCGTGGGTGAATTGAACCAGGTTGTTCATCAAATGAACGACGAATTGACCCGCATGGTGCTAAACCCGGATGTTGTAACCCGCAGCCGCGGTGTAATGGAGAAGTGCAGTTTCTGCGTTCAGCGGACACAGCTAGGCAAACTGCAGGCGAAGATGGAAAATCGTCCGCTTGGGGGCGATGACGTGACGTCGGCTTGTGCGCAAGCTTGTCCTACAAACGCCATTGTGTTTGGTAATGCTTACGATAAAAACAGCAGCGTAGCCAAAATGAGAGCCGACAACCAGCAACGTTTGTTCTATGTAATTGAGCAGATTCACACTTTACCGAATGTGAACTATCTGGCCAAAATCAGAAACACAGATGAACTGATTGTGAGCGAAGAAAATGCGAACGAACACGCGGCGCAGCAGCACAGCGAACCCGCAACGCCGCAACAGGAACCGGCAACGGAAGGACACAAGTAA
- the nrfD gene encoding NrfD/PsrC family molybdoenzyme membrane anchor subunit — protein MALLKYESQVRPPLVEGNKDYHQVSEDICRPVEATPSKLWWIGFIVSVLCLLFGVVSVTREVWFGTGQWNLNRTVGWGWDITNFVWWVGIGHAGTLISAILLLFRQGWRTGVNRAAEAMTIFAVMCAGQFPIFHMGRVWDAFFTLPYPNSRGPLWVNFNSPLLWDVFAISTYFTVSLLFWYAGLLPDLATLRDRAKEKWRKYFYGVASFGWSGSTKHWQRHEALSLVLAGLATPLVLSVHTIVSFDFATSVIPGWHTTIFPPYFVAGAIFSGFAMVQSLLLVTRKVLHLEDYITIEHIEVMNKVIVLTGSIVGIAYLTELFIAWYSHVEYEWFAFRYNRVDLSSPYGWSYYLMMGCNVLSPQIFWFRKMRRSILVTFFMSILVNIGMWFERFVIIVTSIYRDYLPSSWSPYYSPTIWEVGFYIGTFGLFFTCFFLFSKFFPVIAIAEIKHILKKSGENYKEKMDVIEQESVEEFAHEYAH, from the coding sequence ATGGCATTACTTAAATACGAATCGCAGGTTAGACCCCCGCTGGTTGAAGGAAACAAGGATTATCACCAGGTCAGTGAAGACATTTGCCGCCCGGTGGAAGCCACACCTTCCAAACTCTGGTGGATTGGCTTTATCGTTTCGGTACTGTGTTTATTGTTCGGTGTTGTTTCGGTAACACGCGAAGTTTGGTTCGGTACTGGACAATGGAATCTGAACCGCACCGTAGGTTGGGGCTGGGACATTACCAACTTCGTATGGTGGGTAGGTATCGGTCACGCCGGAACGCTTATCTCCGCCATTCTTTTGCTGTTCCGCCAAGGATGGAGAACAGGGGTAAACCGTGCGGCGGAAGCCATGACCATCTTTGCGGTGATGTGCGCCGGCCAGTTCCCGATCTTTCACATGGGCCGTGTTTGGGATGCCTTTTTTACCCTGCCTTATCCAAATTCCCGCGGGCCGCTCTGGGTGAACTTTAACTCTCCGCTGCTATGGGACGTGTTTGCCATCTCTACGTACTTTACCGTTTCGCTTTTATTCTGGTATGCAGGTTTGCTCCCGGATTTGGCAACCTTAAGAGACCGTGCAAAAGAAAAATGGCGCAAATATTTTTACGGGGTGGCTTCTTTTGGCTGGTCGGGTTCTACCAAGCACTGGCAGCGTCACGAAGCTTTGTCGCTGGTATTAGCGGGACTTGCAACGCCGCTGGTGCTTTCGGTTCACACCATTGTATCCTTTGACTTTGCTACGTCGGTAATTCCAGGCTGGCATACAACTATCTTTCCTCCTTACTTTGTTGCGGGTGCCATCTTCTCAGGCTTTGCAATGGTGCAATCGCTTTTGTTGGTAACAAGAAAAGTTTTACATCTTGAAGACTACATCACCATTGAGCACATCGAGGTGATGAACAAAGTAATTGTGCTGACCGGTTCTATTGTAGGTATAGCTTATTTGACGGAATTGTTCATCGCCTGGTACTCACACGTAGAATACGAATGGTTTGCTTTTCGTTACAACCGCGTTGATTTGTCGAGCCCTTACGGCTGGAGCTATTACTTAATGATGGGATGTAACGTGTTGTCGCCACAAATCTTCTGGTTCCGCAAAATGAGAAGAAGCATTCTGGTAACCTTCTTTATGTCAATACTGGTAAACATCGGTATGTGGTTTGAACGTTTCGTGATCATCGTTACCTCAATTTACCGAGATTACCTGCCATCAAGCTGGAGCCCGTATTATTCGCCCACAATCTGGGAGGTTGGTTTCTACATAGGCACTTTCGGTTTGTTCTTTACCTGTTTCTTCTTGTTCAGCAAATTCTTCCCCGTTATCGCAATAGCCGAGATCAAGCATATCCTGAAAAAAAGCGGCGAGAATTACAAGGAAAAAATGGACGTGATCGAACAGGAGTCGGTAGAAGAGTTTGCGCACGAGTATGCGCACTGA